The following coding sequences lie in one Kryptolebias marmoratus isolate JLee-2015 linkage group LG5, ASM164957v2, whole genome shotgun sequence genomic window:
- the LOC119617037 gene encoding uncharacterized protein LOC119617037 — translation MGNSMGCVRPSREGEQDGSPPLPPKKRSRFRFKHKGIKSRRAEVEEPDGERGRGQDPEDEDPNAAVPESSRTSVPDFLLTYPHSNTLSPGAMSVGAGGLLSSSRLEGTPKPSPAWRGVFCLPGEEDTVSAIIDVSSIPSQTTATTPVSTTPGGGRVCRVREKAQGVLEKPWIFRQRRDKKDKGGAAQEVDEPPEMERRGVVHIREVDGKLCMVRTVYPNDYGSPVWRGEGHDEVEVHKDPPAQSPVIVQLLDDRSRMLQIEDPMRGFRLDSSGNPSLLESGYSSDLPLTSPETAGTTPSQTDWGGLTSSSSEKLDSMMESPLLPRQQGAVKHLPQVCL, via the coding sequence ATGGGCAACTCCATGGGTTGTGTTCGGCCTTCTCGAGAAGGGGAGCAGGACGGGTCTCCTCCACTCCCACCGAAGAAACGCTCGCGCTTTAGGTTTAAGCACAAAGGTATTAAAAGCAGGAGAGCAGAGGTGGAAGAACCAGACGGGGAGCGAGGACGAGGACAGGATCCGGAGGACGAAGATCCAAATGCTGCCGTTccagaaagcagcagaacatcagTGCCTGACTTCCTGTTAACCTATCCTCACAGCAATACTCTGTCCCCCGGCGCCATGAGCGTCGGCGCTGGGGGGCTTTTGAGCAGCAGCAGACTCGAAGGGACCCCCAAACCCAGCCCCGCCTGGAGAGGGGTTTTCTGTCTTCCAGGGGAGGAAGACACCGTCAGCGCCATCATCGACGTCTCCAGCATCCCGAGCCAAACCACCGCCACCACCCCGGTCAGCACCACGCCGGGGGGAGGGAGGGTCTGCCGGGTCAGGGAGAAAGCCCAGGGGGTCCTGGAGAAACCCTGGATCTTCCGACAGAGGAGGGACAAGAAGGACAAGGGGGGAGCGGCACAGGAGGTGGACGAACCGCCGGAGATGGAGCGCAGAGGAGTGGTCCACATCCGGGAGGTGGACGGTAAACTCTGCATGGTCAGGACGGTGTATCCCAATGACTACGGCTCTCCGgtgtggaggggggagggacACGATGAGGTGGAGGTCCACAAAGACCCCCCTGCTCAGTCACCCGTCATTGTCCAACTGTTGGACGACAGGAGCAGGATGTTGCAGATCGAAGACCCGATGAGAGGATTCAGGCTGGACTCCTCAGGGAACCCGTCTCTGCTGGAGTCGGGATACTCCAGCGACCTTCCGCTGACCTCCCCAGAGACCGCAGGGACCACCCCGAGTCAGACGGACTGGGGGGGTCTCACCAGCAGCTCCTCGGAGAAACTGGACTCCATGATGGAGAGTCCTCTGCTGCCGCGGCAACAAGGCGCTGTGAAACACCTGCCGCAGGTTTGTCTTTAG